The proteins below come from a single Triplophysa rosa linkage group LG12, Trosa_1v2, whole genome shotgun sequence genomic window:
- the ttc23 gene encoding tetratricopeptide repeat protein 23, with product MSLAQQSGLFCASQQSCESGLDDESLTRLNMNSSASSVESLQAVDSTTISQKEDDVKSYSMMTPAEKLSVCERQVQSLADREEYDGCIQELVRCLALSRLVYGNEHFAVVQAQSRLAKAYLQYKGWPHQAEEHASQALEVLSSSQQGERVSYLKCCLSAHQTLGSATLFLGNLAKAESSFQEAKTIMGDIVAQEAILDTDRLDTEYEISTNLARVYQLQGRAEEALSQCEKALELLRDGGQLSRNCLIYRIMAAIEQTQGHLDRAIEHLLQAHSIALSQSPGGLEEAHIAHSLALAYSSTSEPQHNAAQYFEESISVYKSALGPRDALTLTVQDDYSHFLLLTGEQEKSAQIQRESLALKKSTFGELSAEMTEALQLIGGVEMTRGQMRHAHRTLRKCLDIQIMLYGPQHKKTKATQRTVDMLFQSPEVHGSHKRESQLETRPPFCAVVSPPTELKSSISNL from the exons ATGAGTCTAGCACAACAGAGCGGATTATTTTGCGCATCACAGCAGAGCTGTGAATCTGGACTGGATGACGAATC ATTGACCAGGTTAAACATGAACAGCAGTGCAAGTTCAGTAGAATCCTTGCAGGCAGTTGATTCAACAACAATCTCACAGAAAGAAGATGATGTGAAGAGCTACAGCATGATGACACCTGCAGAAAAACTTTCAGTTTGTGAGAGACAGGTGCAGTCTTTAGCTGATAGAGAAGAG TATGATGGCTGTATTCAAGAGCTTGTGCGATGCCTGGCACTGAGCAGACTGGTTTATGGAAATGAGCATTTTGCAGTGGTCCAAGCACAGTCTAGGCTGGCTAAAGCCTACTTGCAGTACAAAG GTTGGCCACATCAGGCAGAAGAACATGCATCCCAAGCACTTGAAGTACTCAGTTCCAGCCAGCAGGGGGAGAGAGTGAGCTACCTCAAATGCTGCCTTAGTGCACATCAAACTCTAGGAAGTGCAACTCTATTTCTGGGAAA TCTTGCAAAGGCCGAGTCCAGCTTTCAGGAGGCAAAAACAATAATGGGAGACATTGTCGCACAAGAGGCAATTTTGGACACTGACAGATTGGACACTGAGTATGAGATATCTACTAATTTAGCAAG AGTGTACCAGCTCCAGGGCAGAGCTGAGGAGGCCCTGAGTCAATGTGAAAAAGCCTTGGAGTTGCTGCGAGATGGAGGTCAACTTAGTCGTAACTGCCTTATATACAGGATCATGGCAGCCATTGAACAGACACAGGGACACCTGGACAGAGCCATCGAGCATCTTCTACAG GCTCATTCCATTGCTCTTAGTCAGAGTCCTGGAGGTCTAGAGGAGGCCCACATCGCTCACAGTTTGGCACTGGCTTACTCCTCCACTTCAGAGCCTCAACATAACG CAGCACAGTATTTTGAGGAAAGCATAAGCGTTTACAAGAGTGCACTAGGCCCACGGGACGCGCTCACCTTAACGGTCCAAGATGACTACAGTCACTTCCTCTTACTCACCGGAGAGCAGGAG AAAAGTGCTCAGATCCAAAGAGAGTCTTTAGCTCTAAAAAAGAGCACCTTTGGTGAACTGAGCGCAGAGATGACAGAAGCACTGCAGTTGATTGGTGGAGTGGAGATGACACGGGGCCAGATGAGACACGCCCACAGGACCCTCAGAAAG TGTTTGGATATTCAGATCATGCTGTACGGTCCTCAGCACAAGAAAACCAAAGCCACACAAAGAACTGTGGACATGCTGTTTCA gtCCCCAGAGGTTCATGGTAGCCATAAGAGAGAAAGTCAACTTGAAACAAGGCCTCCGTTCTGTGCGGTGGTCTCACCTCCAACTGAACTGAAATCTAGTATCTCTAACTTGTAA
- the pgpep1l gene encoding pyroglutamyl-peptidase 1, which yields MEDTREVVVVTGFGSFRQYVVNPSWEAAKGLKMVGLGVGTEVYIKEIPVSYSKCQQVLDEIWQMTPKFVIHLGTAPGTKGIALEQTGKNHGYKDRDVSGLYPVHHCCIKGGPEKLESIIDMRRLSKQLKHMGSDVIYSRDAGRYPCDFVYYYSLYHGQGKAALIHVPASGSLSGLVPHLQTIIQTLLCQMDTAAA from the exons ATGGAGGACACTCGTGAAGTTGTTGTTGTGACAG GTTTTGGTTCTTTTCGACAATATGTGGTGAATCCAAGTTGGGAGGCAGCTaag GGTCTTAAGATGGTGGGGCTTGGAGTCGGCACAGAGGTTTATATTAAGGAGATTCCTGTCAGTTACTCAAAATGTCAACAAGTTCTTGATGAAATCTGGCAGATGACGCCAAAG TTTGTTATCCATTTGGGCACAGCTCCAGGAACCAAAGGGATCGCATTGGAGCAAACAGGAAAGAACCACGGTTACAAGGACAGAGATGTGAGTGGTCTTTACCCTGTTCATCACTGCTGCATTAAGGGAGGACCAGAAAAGTTGGAGTCCATTATTGACATGAGACGTCTCAGCAAACAATTAAAACACATGGGATCTGATGTCATCTACTCCAGGGATGCTGGAAG GTACCCGTGTGATTTTGTGTACTATTATTCATTGTACCACGGGCAGGGAAAGGCTGCTTTGATCCATGTGCCTGCCTCAGGCAGCCTGTCAGGCCTGGTACCACATCTTCAGACCATCATCCAGACTCTTTTATGTCAGATGGACACCGCTGCTGCATAA
- the synm gene encoding synemin, with product MFRTREPFESEKLQLQELNQRLSQYLLRSKQLEQENACLTSEINSIRQNRSGEWENKHMSELRDMRRLMERLSFEKCRAEMEREKLRNELQMLQAMRSDEAAVSKSIDAEVKGCERQLHHSLQTNVGLEDRLIQLENEYKFLEGTHRKEVNHLRDQVRSRAVRVVTQTYHAPPVTMDEMQHYAANFTESCQETLDMYRLQVQEIEESIKADQAMLQDIQREKKEHAAQFNRLREEIEKQTQVQLHLEEKLMNTQEQFRAEVNQYQVIIEDLEYERRLLSNTISEKLKDHQDLLQVKMGLALEVAAYRALLEEEGRHAQMWSSQHSRERTIDIKMPPHPYTPRVSTMPASLHNTRKQFTGYDVKYMEPISSMRTSAVSSQFHSQVPSRIVPITVSNRAQQSPASRRDMIAFTKAAQAAAKPSVSSLATKREIDVGIKRKEVSQLSSKSLADHSPPRIGSTSSSPALQTAQPKPGKGVSSKSEATIEESHQKEPKRMESKQDTKLETDRAKATMKEETRHIQMKESKGKDERESENGEHKVFVGKEKVLDVVSMEDIIQQVMKPAGLDPKVCSSPDARITYHVEKTEQEDGTTKTQIVLQSKVEEELDLEEDSALEEFLSKEVKKITLENIKGTPTGNMIENLLSLGLEGESLENRTVNVEIIEEPVESESGEGEIEIGEKMEIKSKPKIKPSSMFFQIEELESDTKPHEEKPETKVENSSVKVQEVTREETLPYFSHGQESQEYFVSTPEDNMSESEEGGRFMSYTHYGVVDDLSDERYYQEEELKMPTAEGHSYRDSPEYDDHSFSIPECIEEEVHVSPTLQQSIVEILREESLSPEQQLRGALEQIQETVSGALKEELAFFTKGRETPENVSVDITDNGTMTIVAELNVSQTLEESGLLEEQEDDPSEEQIMAALSSAHPNLQQALSAGAGKGYTMKVSREEIQTEGMPWMTSEEEIRSWSPTDEVSKTEKHIKLGPTERSFTFQMDVNNGSSASASGGVGEAQEQRGNTEFLQTQMIDPHLKVCHEKRIATVYLESPKDE from the exons ATGTTCCGAACGAGGGAGCCGTTCGAGAGCGAGAAGCTTCAACTCCAAGAGCTCAACCAAAGACTCAGCCAGTACTTACTTCGCTCAAAACAGTTGGAGCAAGAAAACGCCTGCTTGACAAGCGAAATCAATTCAATCCGACAAAACCGGTCTGGAGAATGGGAAAACAAACACATGTCAGAGTTACGGGATATGAGAAGACTGATGGAGCGCCTGTCCTTCGAGAAATGCAGAGCGGAGATGGAGCGAGAGAAACTGCGCAATGAACTTCAGATGCTTCAGGCGATGCGCTCGGATGAGGCTGCGGTGAGCAAAAGCATCGATGCCGAAGTTAAAGGGTGCGAGAGGCAGCTCCATCACTCTCTTCAGACAAACGTTGGGCTGGAGGATCGGCTCATTCAGCTCGAAAACGAATACAAGTTTTTGGAAGGTACCCACAGGAAAGAAGTGAACCATCTACGGGACCAGGTGCGGTCCCGCGCCGTGCGCGTTGTCACGCAAACGTATCACGCTCCTCCGGTTACGATGGACGAGATGCAGCACTATGCTGCTAACTTTACCGAAAGCTGCCAGGAGACCTTGGACATGTATCGATTACAGGTGCAAGAAATCGAGGAGTCTATTAAAGCCGATCAGGCGATGCTGCAGGACATTCAGCGGGAGAAGAAGGAACACGCTGCACAGTTTAATAGGCTGCGCGAAGAGATCGAGAAGCAAACGCAAGTGCAGTTGCACCTCGAGGAGAAGCTCATGAACACGCAAGAACAATTCAGAGCTGAAGTCAATCAGTATCAG GTTATTATTGAGGATCTGGAGTATGAGCGCAGACTGCTCTCCAACACTATATCAGAGAAGCTAAAGGACCATCAGGATCTCTTACAGGTCAAGATGGGTCTCGCTCTGGAAGTGGCTGCATACAG GGCACTTTTGGAAGAAGAAGGAAGACACGCTCAGATGTGGTCCAGTCAGCATTCAAGAGAAAGAACAATAG ATATTAAAATGCCACCCCATCCCTATACTCCAAGAGTCTCCACTATGCCAGCAAGTTTGCACAATACAAGAAAACAATTCACAGGATATGATGTTAAATACATGGAGCCCATTTCCAGCATGAGAACTTCAGCTGTTTCAAGCCAGTTTCATTCTCAAGTGCCCTCCAGGATAGTGCCCATCACTGTATCAAATCGTGCCCAGCAAAGTCCAGCTTCAAGAAGAGACATGATTGCTTTTACCAAAGCAGCGCAGGCAGCTGCAAAACCTAGTGTCTCTTCTCTTGCGACAAAGAGAGAAATAGATGTCGGAATTAAGAGAAAGGAGGTTTCACAGCTTTCTTCAAAAAGCCTAGCTGATCATTCACCTCCCAGAATTGGAAGTACGTCCAGCTCTCCTGCTTTACAAACCGCACAGCCGAAGCCAGGGAAAGGGGTATCAAGCAAGAGTGAAGCCACCATTGAAGAAAGCCACCAGAAAGAACCAAAGAGAATGGAGTCCAAACAAGATAC TAAACT agaaacagacagagcCAAAGCAACTATGAAAGAAGAAACACGTCACATCCAAATGAAAGAATCAAAAGGTAAAGATGAGAGAGAGTCTGAAAATGGAGAGCATAAGGTATTTGTAGGTAAGGAAAAGGTATTAGATGTAGTTTCCATGGAAGATATAATTCAGCAGGTGATGAAACCTGCTGGTTTGGATCCTAAGGTTTGCTCATCCCCTGACGCCAGAATCACATACCATGTGGAGAAAACTGAGCAAGAGGATGGAACCACCAAAACTCAGATTGTCTTACAATCTAAAGTGGAGGAGGAGCTAGACCTGGAGGAAGATTCAGCCCTAGAGGAATTCCTCAGCAAGGAAGTcaagaaaatcaccctggagaACATTAAAGGAACCCCAACGGGAAACATGATCGAGAACCTGCTGAGTCTTGGCCTTGAAGGAGAGAGTTTGGAAAACAGGACTGTGAATGTGGAGATAATAGAAGAACCTGTCGAGTCTGAAAGTGGTGAGGGTGAAATTGAAATAGGGGAGAAAATGGAGATTAAATCTAAACCAAAGATCAAACCTTCTTCAATGTTCTTCCAAATCGAGGAGCTGGAAAGTGACACAAAGCCTCATGAGGAAAAACCTGAGACGAAAGTCGAGAACAGCTCTGTGAAGGTTCAAGAAGTAACCAGAGAGGAAACTTTACCGTATTTCTCCCACGGTCAAGAGTCGCAAGAATACTTTGTGTCCACACCTGAGGATAATATGTCTGAATCAGAGGAGGGGGGGAGGTTTATGTCTTATACTCATTATGGAGTCGTGGACGATCTGTCCGATGAGAGATATTATCAGGAAGAGGAGCTCAAAATGCCCACAGCTGAGGGTCACAGTTACAGAGATTCACCTGAGTATGACGACCACTCATTTAGCATCCCCGAATGCATCGAGGAGGAGGTGCATGTCTCTCCAACACTGCAACAATCCATTGTAGAGATCCTAAGAGAGGAATCATTAAGTCCAGAACAACAGCTTCGAGGAGCTTTAGAACAAATCCAAGAGACTGTTTCTGGAGCCTTAAAGGAAGAACTTGCGTTTTTCACAAAAGGCAGAGAGACGCCTGAAAACGTCTCCGTGGACATTACGGACAACGGAACCATGACCATTGTGGCAGAGCTTAACGTATCTCAGACGCTGGAGGAGTCCGGGCTGCTCGAGGAACAAGAAGACGATCCATCTGAAGAGCAGATAATGGCAGCACTGAGCTCCGCCCACCCAAATCTCCAGCAGGCCCTGAGCGCTGGAGCCGGAAAGGGATACACTATGAAAGTGTCCCGAGAGGAGATTCAAACGGAGGGAATGCCGTGGATGACAAGCGAAGAAGAGATCAGATCCTGGAGTCCAACTGATGAGGTCAGCAAGACAGAGAAACACATCAAGCTGGGTCCTACTGAGAGATCCTTCACTTTTCAGATGGATGTGAACAACGGCTCATCAGCATCGGCAAGCGGAGGAGTCGGTGAAGCTCAAGAGCAAAGAGGAAATACAGAGTTTCTGCAGACCCAGATGATTGACCCCCATTTGAAGGTCTGCCACGAGAAAAGAATCGCAACTGTTTATCTCGAAAGCCCCAAAGATGAGTAA